A region from the Hydrogenimonas sp. genome encodes:
- a CDS encoding Gene SCO4494, often clustered with other genes in menaquinone via futalosine pathway: MRTFFFLGIIAKIFRRGSRMDVVEKVRSGQRIGLKEALELYELDLFTLAELADEKRKKLHGKKTYFNINRHINPTNICKDICKFCAYSAGRKNPNPYTMSIEEIVEIARNSWARGAKEVHIVSAHNPDAGLEWYLGMFRAIREELPDIHIKALTAAEINFLAEEYGITHDEILDKMVENGVDSMPGGGAEIFDEEVRSYICKGKVDSEGWLDIHRKWHQRGRKSNATMLFGHVENRAHRIDHMLRLRDLQDETGGFNCFIPLVYQRENNYLKVTDFPTGQEILKTMAISRIVLDNIPNLKAYWVTATINLALIAQEYGANDLDGTIEKESIQSAAGAGSSHGMALDEFVHLIKDSGFIPVERDSLYNELKVW, translated from the coding sequence GTGAGAACCTTTTTCTTTTTGGGTATAATAGCGAAAATTTTCCGCCGGGGTAGCAGAATGGATGTAGTCGAAAAAGTGCGAAGCGGTCAGCGAATCGGTCTGAAAGAGGCACTGGAACTTTATGAACTGGATCTTTTTACGCTGGCCGAGCTGGCAGACGAGAAGAGAAAAAAGCTGCACGGCAAAAAGACCTACTTCAACATAAACCGCCACATAAACCCCACCAACATCTGCAAAGATATATGCAAATTCTGCGCCTACAGTGCCGGCAGAAAGAATCCCAACCCATATACGATGAGTATCGAGGAGATAGTGGAGATCGCCAGAAACTCCTGGGCAAGAGGCGCAAAAGAGGTTCATATCGTCTCCGCGCACAATCCTGATGCCGGACTCGAGTGGTATCTTGGAATGTTCAGAGCCATCAGGGAGGAGCTTCCCGATATCCATATAAAAGCGCTCACCGCGGCCGAAATCAACTTTCTGGCCGAAGAGTACGGCATCACTCACGACGAGATACTCGACAAGATGGTCGAAAACGGTGTAGATTCGATGCCCGGCGGAGGTGCGGAGATTTTCGATGAAGAGGTGCGAAGCTATATTTGCAAAGGTAAGGTCGACAGCGAAGGGTGGCTCGACATCCACAGAAAGTGGCACCAGAGAGGTAGAAAGTCGAATGCGACGATGCTCTTCGGTCATGTTGAAAACAGGGCCCACCGTATAGACCATATGCTCAGGCTTCGTGATCTCCAGGATGAAACGGGAGGGTTCAACTGCTTCATACCTCTTGTTTACCAGAGGGAGAACAACTATCTGAAGGTGACAGATTTTCCAACGGGACAGGAGATTCTCAAAACGATGGCGATAAGCCGTATAGTGCTGGACAATATCCCCAATCTGAAGGCCTACTGGGTGACGGCAACGATAAACCTCGCCCTCATAGCCCAGGAGTACGGTGCGAATGATCTGGACGGCACTATAGAGAAGGAGTCGATACAGTCGGCGGCGGGAGCCGGTAGCTCTCACGGAATGGCGCTTGACGAGTTCGTGCACCTCATAAAAG
- a CDS encoding possible nucleotidyltransferase, whose product MDLNIEIESLLEKDAPDFQISKLLKQAVGEYLQNLEEIFKETQGKAFLVHHTRKIDNFLSIIYKVVLRKMFNEFQPMRNSVPIALVALGSYGREQLCVHSDIDLMIVYKETPGYNIKEIIEKILYIAWDAGFQLGHRVHEVSELPDVAKTDITIKTALIESRFIIGSNFIWMQTERQLRYIRLDDPKTYILAKLAEAESRHEKFPISMEPNIKEGIGGMRDANLVFWIAAVRHGVFKLKELVGRVIDESDYAEYRTALEFIFRVRAALHLSAGKKEDTLRLEHVPGVSTLLGLDSRSPQKAQKELVTRTFHALDTIRKKTSYWRGLLAKPYLYNSGNLALLRSEFIESGIFRCQDTLYARRGMKPKTFLYYLKLMLKEAQNFPLVADASFCHLIDLTEIPKTKGKQLIAAIRQIFYSPYSAKIIETLYRSGKLAQTVTPMKRVMYLPQFDGYHHYPVDIHSIRTLEELDMLSHETLKPLFESLDRDSKAMLKLVALLHDAGKGRIRDHHEVGADLFKVYAKKLGFSEDLIKEGVLLIRYHTRMTKTIHNEDIYDESTISRFAAPLNSRKLLDMLFILTYCDVRAVGEGVYNAFTDRMLKTLYFEASEILEKPYIIDETAKRLRREQALKRAERFKELPKSFQKKILSIESNLFFIKHSVKEILDITEQAIKVEEYSMNISASASEALTIEIFRKVPINLGYLLGKLSHLELVGMEIFKLFDGVKYFVLEFNDTIGPDELPTVEAIVRDSFDMSKRIKLTKPRILPKEIKINCEHSKSYATMQIKTSNQRGLMAYVAHYFDKLGIDIASAVITTRKERVNDFFLIEKNGKFCTNQEKIMRELTEEER is encoded by the coding sequence ATGGATCTAAATATCGAGATAGAGTCTCTGCTTGAAAAAGACGCACCGGACTTTCAGATATCCAAACTTCTCAAACAGGCTGTAGGAGAGTATCTTCAAAACCTAGAAGAGATATTCAAAGAGACACAGGGGAAGGCCTTCCTGGTCCACCACACCCGCAAGATAGACAACTTCCTCTCCATTATCTACAAGGTTGTCCTGCGCAAGATGTTCAACGAGTTCCAGCCTATGAGGAACTCGGTGCCTATCGCGCTCGTTGCGCTGGGAAGCTACGGGCGTGAGCAGCTCTGCGTGCATAGCGATATAGATCTGATGATCGTCTACAAGGAGACACCCGGCTACAATATAAAAGAGATCATAGAGAAGATTCTCTACATCGCATGGGACGCCGGATTTCAACTCGGGCACAGGGTGCATGAGGTTTCGGAACTGCCGGATGTCGCGAAAACCGATATTACGATAAAGACGGCACTTATCGAGTCAAGGTTCATCATAGGATCAAACTTCATATGGATGCAGACGGAGCGTCAGCTCAGATATATCCGCCTTGACGATCCGAAAACCTATATTCTGGCGAAGCTGGCCGAAGCCGAGAGCAGACATGAAAAGTTCCCGATCTCCATGGAGCCCAATATAAAAGAGGGTATCGGGGGAATGCGCGATGCAAATCTCGTTTTCTGGATTGCAGCGGTACGTCACGGGGTCTTCAAGCTCAAAGAGCTGGTCGGAAGAGTTATAGACGAGAGTGACTATGCCGAATACCGGACCGCGCTGGAGTTCATTTTCCGCGTTCGTGCGGCATTGCACCTTAGCGCCGGAAAGAAGGAGGATACACTGCGTCTGGAGCACGTTCCGGGGGTCTCGACACTACTCGGACTGGACAGCAGGAGTCCGCAGAAGGCGCAAAAAGAGCTGGTCACACGTACATTCCACGCACTCGATACCATCAGGAAAAAGACCTCATACTGGAGAGGACTGCTGGCAAAACCATACCTTTACAACAGCGGCAATCTTGCGCTTCTAAGAAGCGAATTTATCGAGAGCGGTATCTTCAGATGCCAGGACACCCTCTATGCAAGAAGGGGAATGAAACCTAAAACCTTTCTATACTATCTGAAATTGATGCTAAAAGAGGCGCAGAACTTCCCCCTTGTCGCCGATGCCTCGTTCTGCCACCTGATAGATCTCACCGAAATACCCAAAACAAAGGGGAAACAGCTTATCGCCGCCATACGCCAGATATTCTACTCCCCATACAGTGCAAAGATAATCGAAACTCTCTACAGGAGCGGAAAACTTGCACAAACCGTAACCCCGATGAAACGTGTAATGTACCTCCCTCAGTTCGACGGATACCACCACTATCCGGTCGATATACATTCGATCAGGACGCTTGAAGAGCTGGATATGCTCTCTCACGAAACACTGAAGCCACTATTCGAAAGCCTCGATCGCGACTCCAAAGCTATGCTGAAACTGGTCGCACTGCTGCACGATGCCGGGAAAGGGCGCATCAGGGACCATCACGAAGTGGGAGCCGATCTATTCAAAGTGTATGCAAAAAAGCTGGGCTTTTCGGAAGATCTGATAAAAGAGGGGGTTCTTCTAATCAGGTATCACACCAGGATGACCAAAACCATTCATAACGAAGATATATACGACGAATCGACAATCTCGAGATTCGCGGCACCGCTCAACAGCCGAAAACTGCTCGATATGCTCTTCATTCTAACCTACTGCGATGTAAGGGCCGTCGGCGAGGGGGTTTACAACGCCTTCACCGACAGAATGCTGAAAACACTCTATTTCGAGGCATCCGAGATACTGGAAAAGCCGTACATCATAGATGAGACAGCAAAAAGATTGAGACGTGAACAGGCGTTAAAGAGAGCCGAAAGGTTCAAGGAGCTTCCGAAATCTTTTCAGAAGAAGATACTCTCGATAGAGTCGAACCTCTTTTTTATCAAACACAGCGTGAAAGAGATACTCGATATCACGGAGCAGGCGATAAAGGTAGAGGAGTATTCGATGAATATATCGGCTTCGGCCTCGGAAGCGCTTACGATAGAGATTTTCAGAAAAGTGCCGATAAACCTGGGGTATCTGCTCGGAAAACTGAGCCACCTGGAGCTTGTAGGAATGGAGATATTCAAACTCTTCGACGGTGTAAAATATTTCGTACTTGAGTTCAACGACACGATAGGACCGGATGAGCTTCCGACGGTGGAAGCGATAGTCCGCGACTCTTTCGATATGAGCAAGAGAATCAAACTGACAAAGCCCAGAATTCTCCCGAAAGAGATAAAGATAAACTGCGAACACTCGAAAAGCTACGCTACAATGCAGATCAAAACTTCCAATCAGCGCGGACTGATGGCCTATGTAGCCCACTACTTCGACAAACTTGGTATAGATATAGCTTCAGCCGTCATAACAACCAGAAAAGAGCGCGTCAACGATTTCTTCCTTATAGAAAAAAACGGAAAATTCTGCACGAACCAAGAGAAGATAATGAGAGAGCTTACGGAAGAGGAGAGGTAG
- a CDS encoding putative ATP/GTP-binding protein: protein MTESQVKEVLSSVTYPGFTKDIVTFGFVKGIEIDGGRVAVTVEITSSAPEVKKALEDEIKTKLEMAGASEVIPMIIQPKMPRETSSHGKNIAPQVKNFVMVSSGKGGVGKSTTSVNLAIALAMEGKKVGLLDADIYGPNVPRMMGIEDMRPEVVGNKVKPINAYGVEVMSMGVLMEEGQSLIWRGAMVMKAIEQFLRDILWSDLDVLVIDMPPGTGDAQLTLAQSVPVTAGITVTTPQKVSLDDSRRSLDMFKKLNIPIAGVVENMSGFICPSCGTESDIFGRGTAAAVAAEYDSKLLAQIPIEPAVREGGDEGKPITYHYPDSETAKRYMKAAEDLWATIEQINEEGGVSNEAIQPTTPPGVSACSTGGGHGGGCGH, encoded by the coding sequence ATGACCGAATCACAAGTCAAAGAAGTGCTCTCTAGCGTTACATATCCCGGGTTTACGAAAGATATCGTAACTTTCGGGTTTGTTAAAGGCATAGAGATAGACGGCGGCCGAGTCGCCGTAACGGTAGAGATAACATCGAGTGCGCCGGAGGTGAAAAAGGCGCTGGAAGATGAGATAAAGACGAAGCTGGAGATGGCCGGAGCATCAGAGGTCATACCCATGATAATCCAGCCGAAAATGCCCAGAGAGACATCCAGCCACGGCAAAAACATCGCTCCGCAGGTTAAAAATTTCGTTATGGTCAGTTCAGGAAAGGGGGGTGTCGGCAAATCTACGACTTCCGTAAACCTGGCTATCGCCCTTGCCATGGAGGGCAAAAAGGTGGGGCTTCTCGATGCCGATATCTACGGCCCCAACGTTCCGCGTATGATGGGTATAGAGGATATGCGCCCGGAAGTTGTCGGCAACAAGGTCAAGCCGATAAACGCCTACGGGGTTGAGGTTATGAGTATGGGTGTACTGATGGAAGAGGGGCAGTCTCTCATCTGGAGAGGGGCTATGGTTATGAAGGCGATAGAGCAGTTTCTACGCGACATCCTCTGGAGCGATCTTGACGTACTTGTCATCGACATGCCGCCCGGAACCGGGGATGCGCAGCTCACACTCGCACAAAGCGTTCCGGTCACTGCCGGAATTACCGTTACGACTCCCCAGAAGGTCTCTCTCGACGACTCGAGAAGAAGTCTAGACATGTTCAAGAAACTAAACATACCTATCGCCGGTGTGGTCGAAAACATGAGCGGGTTCATCTGCCCGAGCTGCGGTACGGAGAGCGATATTTTCGGGCGCGGTACCGCCGCTGCAGTAGCGGCCGAGTACGACAGCAAACTTCTGGCCCAGATTCCCATAGAGCCTGCGGTAAGGGAAGGCGGCGACGAAGGGAAGCCCATTACCTACCACTACCCCGACAGCGAGACGGCGAAGCGCTACATGAAAGCGGCCGAAGATCTCTGGGCTACGATAGAGCAGATAAACGAAGAGGGGGGCGTGAGCAACGAAGCGATTCAGCCGACTACACCTCCCGGCGTCTCAGCCTGCTCCACAGGCGGCGGACACGGCGGCGGCTGCGGTCACTGA
- a CDS encoding hydroxymethylpyrimidine phosphate synthase ThiC codes for MRKEWVEKRENDSVRTQMYYAKQGIVTEEMEYVAKVEKLDPEFVRSEVARGRMIIPANINHHNLKPMAIGMGATCKINANIGSSAVASDAAGEVEKVKVCQKYGADTIMDLSTGGDLDMIRREVIKHADVPIGTVPMYQILHDCNNRIEDLTIDAMLEVIERQAQQGVSYFTIHAGFLLRSMPLIAKRKMGIVSRGGSLMAAWMMHYHKENPFYTAYDDILDICRRYDVSLSLGDSLRPGCLYDASDEAQLGELKVLGELTLRAWEKDVQVMIEGPGHVPLNQIERNMKLEREYCHEAPFYILGPLVTDIAAGYDHISSAIGAAVGGWHGASMLCYVTPKEHLGLPNADDVREGIIAYKIAAHAADIARGRKGARDIDDAMSDARYAFDWNRQFELALDPDRAREYHDETLPQDVFKEAEFCSMCGPKFCSYKISQDLIEGNVDMTAFDTAAS; via the coding sequence ATGAGAAAAGAGTGGGTAGAAAAAAGAGAAAACGACAGCGTTAGAACGCAGATGTATTATGCCAAACAGGGTATCGTTACCGAGGAGATGGAGTATGTGGCGAAAGTCGAGAAGCTCGATCCCGAATTCGTGCGAAGCGAAGTTGCGCGCGGCAGGATGATAATTCCGGCGAACATAAACCATCACAACCTCAAGCCTATGGCTATCGGTATGGGCGCTACGTGCAAGATCAATGCCAATATCGGCTCTTCCGCAGTCGCAAGCGACGCCGCAGGAGAGGTGGAAAAGGTGAAAGTGTGCCAGAAATACGGCGCCGATACCATCATGGACCTCTCGACCGGCGGAGACCTCGATATGATTCGCCGCGAAGTGATAAAACATGCGGATGTTCCGATAGGTACCGTACCTATGTACCAGATTCTGCACGACTGCAACAACAGGATAGAGGATCTGACGATCGATGCGATGCTTGAAGTGATAGAGCGTCAGGCACAGCAGGGGGTGAGCTACTTTACGATACACGCCGGCTTCCTTCTGCGCTCCATGCCTCTCATTGCGAAGAGAAAGATGGGAATAGTGAGCCGAGGCGGAAGCCTTATGGCGGCATGGATGATGCACTACCACAAGGAGAATCCTTTCTATACGGCGTATGATGATATACTCGACATATGCCGCAGGTACGATGTCTCCCTCTCTCTCGGAGACAGCCTGCGCCCGGGGTGTCTGTATGACGCCAGCGACGAGGCGCAGCTCGGTGAGCTGAAGGTTCTGGGCGAGCTCACTCTCCGTGCCTGGGAGAAGGATGTGCAGGTGATGATAGAGGGGCCTGGGCATGTGCCTTTGAACCAGATCGAGCGCAATATGAAACTCGAGAGGGAGTACTGCCATGAAGCACCCTTCTACATACTGGGACCTCTTGTTACGGATATCGCAGCTGGTTACGACCATATAAGTTCGGCAATAGGTGCCGCGGTGGGAGGCTGGCACGGTGCGAGCATGCTCTGCTACGTTACGCCGAAAGAGCACCTGGGCCTTCCCAACGCGGACGACGTAAGAGAGGGTATAATCGCATACAAGATCGCGGCCCATGCAGCCGATATCGCCAGAGGCAGAAAAGGTGCCCGCGACATAGATGACGCGATGAGCGACGCCCGGTACGCATTCGACTGGAACAGGCAGTTCGAGCTGGCCCTCGACCCCGACAGAGCCAGGGAGTATCACGACGAGACACTGCCCCAGGATGTCTTCAAGGAGGCGGAGTTCTGCTCCATGTGCGGACCGAAGTTCTGCAGCTACAAGATAAGCCAGGATCTCATCGAGGGCAATGTAGATATGACAGCCTTCGATACGGCTGCGAGTTAG
- a CDS encoding 2-C-methyl-D-erythritol 4-phosphate cytidylyltransferase /2-C-methyl-D-erythritol 2,4-cyclodiphosphate synthase, protein MSDLTLILLAAGSATRFQRGVKKQWLRIGCDPLWLKVARGFEEMDLFKKIVVASHPDEIAYMRRFADYYFTEGGSTRQESLKRALEEVETELVLVSDVARVCVTKEICLKLLEKIGPADAAVPALRTNDTVYYDGKPVDREKLLRIQTPQLSRTDALRSALSKEGETYTDESSAIFRNGGKVLFVEGDDSLHKLTFSDDIERLPCLKGEGPDTGLSFTGSGYDVHAFETGKKMMLCGIHIESGFGFKAHSDGDVAIHALIDALLGAAGMGDIGELFPDTDAAYAGADSAKLLENVTQKIRHCGFDIVHADLTIAAQTPKLSPYKKKMAERVASLLGIPPVFVNIKATTTEGLGFVGRKEGVAVSATATLKFNDWTKK, encoded by the coding sequence TTGTCTGATTTAACGCTCATCCTTCTGGCGGCCGGCAGTGCTACACGTTTCCAAAGGGGTGTCAAGAAGCAGTGGCTGCGTATAGGATGCGACCCTTTGTGGCTCAAGGTGGCCCGCGGCTTTGAGGAGATGGACCTTTTCAAAAAGATCGTAGTCGCCTCCCATCCGGATGAGATCGCATATATGCGGCGTTTTGCGGACTACTACTTTACGGAAGGCGGATCTACCAGGCAGGAGTCGCTGAAAAGAGCCCTGGAAGAGGTCGAAACGGAATTGGTGCTTGTAAGCGACGTAGCGAGGGTCTGTGTTACGAAAGAGATATGTCTGAAACTTCTGGAGAAAATCGGCCCTGCAGACGCCGCTGTCCCTGCACTAAGGACGAACGATACAGTCTATTACGACGGCAAACCTGTAGACAGGGAGAAGCTGCTACGCATCCAAACCCCGCAACTGAGCCGCACCGATGCACTGCGATCGGCTCTTTCGAAAGAGGGCGAAACATATACGGACGAGAGCAGCGCAATTTTCCGTAACGGCGGAAAAGTTCTCTTCGTAGAGGGCGACGACTCGCTCCACAAGCTCACCTTTTCGGACGATATAGAACGCCTCCCCTGCCTGAAGGGTGAAGGGCCCGATACCGGCCTCAGTTTTACCGGCAGCGGGTATGACGTCCACGCTTTCGAAACCGGCAAGAAGATGATGCTCTGCGGCATACATATAGAGAGCGGCTTCGGCTTCAAGGCACACTCGGACGGCGACGTGGCGATACACGCACTGATAGACGCTCTTTTAGGTGCCGCCGGCATGGGTGACATAGGCGAACTCTTTCCCGATACGGATGCCGCATATGCGGGGGCCGATTCGGCCAAACTTCTCGAGAATGTGACACAAAAGATCCGTCACTGCGGTTTCGACATCGTTCATGCCGATCTGACGATAGCCGCCCAGACCCCGAAACTCTCCCCATACAAAAAAAAGATGGCCGAAAGAGTCGCCTCTCTGCTCGGCATACCGCCGGTCTTTGTCAACATAAAAGCGACCACGACCGAGGGGCTCGGTTTCGTGGGACGCAAAGAGGGTGTCGCCGTTTCGGCAACCGCCACACTGAAATTCAACGACTGGACAAAAAAATGA
- a CDS encoding possible two-component regulator, giving the protein MIVEDEIYLAQSIAGKLVDFGHECDIFATVNDALAQRRCYDVILLSTNLSGQDFYPIINRFKNEIILLMVSYISNDTVTDPLKSGAKDYIQKPFMIEELIRKINHYHDYKRLRQECDLYEEYLAHQMKNVRLPDQIKCKLPIMIKTNYQKLADAYAFALAKELKRPMRYLPLSDSSWLEKLNGIESDCIVYMPEFQTLKKSERKTFLAEVEGKDIISSTTESFEEEGLDSIEMISEHKIFDRTEILTIDDYVKFIIHIYQSKFPDTELSKKLGISRKSLWEKRKKYGIFKKK; this is encoded by the coding sequence TTGATCGTAGAAGATGAGATCTATCTTGCGCAGAGCATTGCGGGAAAGCTGGTCGACTTCGGTCACGAATGCGATATTTTCGCAACAGTCAACGACGCCCTGGCGCAGAGAAGATGCTATGACGTCATTCTGCTCTCGACAAACCTTTCCGGACAGGACTTCTACCCGATCATAAACAGGTTCAAAAACGAAATCATCCTCCTCATGGTCTCCTATATCAGCAACGACACCGTTACAGACCCGCTCAAATCGGGGGCTAAAGACTACATACAAAAGCCCTTCATGATCGAGGAGCTGATAAGGAAGATAAACCACTACCACGACTACAAAAGACTTCGGCAGGAGTGTGATCTCTACGAGGAGTATCTGGCCCACCAGATGAAAAATGTCCGGCTGCCCGATCAGATAAAGTGCAAGCTTCCGATCATGATAAAGACCAACTACCAGAAACTGGCCGACGCCTACGCCTTCGCACTGGCGAAAGAGCTGAAAAGACCTATGCGCTACCTGCCCCTGAGCGACTCTTCGTGGCTGGAGAAGCTCAACGGCATAGAGAGTGACTGCATCGTATATATGCCTGAGTTCCAGACACTAAAAAAGAGCGAGAGAAAAACCTTTCTGGCAGAGGTGGAGGGGAAGGATATCATAAGCTCCACGACGGAGAGCTTCGAAGAGGAGGGGCTCGACTCGATAGAGATGATAAGCGAACACAAAATTTTCGACCGTACCGAGATTTTGACCATAGATGACTATGTAAAGTTCATTATACATATATATCAGAGCAAGTTTCCCGATACCGAACTGAGTAAAAAGCTGGGAATCTCCCGAAAGTCACTCTGGGAGAAGAGAAAGAAGTACGGAATTTTCAAGAAAAAGTAG
- a CDS encoding sulfate adenylyltransferase, dissimilatory-type: MGKKAIYIDKEALSTLALVQEGLLKPVDGLMDSKTAQEVNRTKLYRGHSFPFPFILAPKGRRNEEILKSLKPGEPVDLVVDGKVVGRIETEEVFEIDPQARVQEIYGTQNASHPGVQATMKRLGRYAISGKYRVEYPDLRKIKEQIAVAKNRIGAKQTSALMMAARPLHRAHERLIRTTLDRSDLVVIFLFKPYREDSILPYELRYRSMEYFVKNYLPANRVIIVPLEYTYIFAGYNEVILDALVAQNYGCDELVIGQNHAGLGSFYDKNRIQSVFDHIKGFSIQIHTAPEYAYCDICRTLVSSRTCPHGEHHHISYHADSILELLKKGLLPPAVLIRKELSAMILAHLFPGRFENLEKIYYDLMPGSGLLENQSEEDFYIKLMKLYQTTSLK, encoded by the coding sequence TTGGGCAAAAAAGCTATATATATCGACAAAGAGGCGCTCTCAACACTTGCACTCGTGCAGGAGGGGCTGCTCAAGCCTGTCGACGGCCTGATGGACAGCAAAACGGCACAGGAGGTCAACCGCACCAAGCTCTACAGGGGCCACAGCTTCCCCTTTCCCTTCATTCTGGCACCGAAAGGGAGGCGCAACGAAGAGATACTGAAGTCTCTCAAACCCGGTGAACCGGTAGATCTGGTTGTAGACGGCAAGGTGGTGGGCCGGATCGAAACAGAAGAGGTGTTCGAGATAGACCCTCAGGCGAGGGTTCAGGAGATATACGGTACACAAAATGCCTCGCATCCGGGCGTTCAGGCCACCATGAAACGCCTGGGCCGTTACGCCATAAGCGGCAAATACCGCGTAGAGTACCCCGATCTGCGAAAAATAAAAGAGCAGATAGCCGTGGCGAAAAACAGGATCGGGGCAAAACAGACCAGTGCACTGATGATGGCGGCCAGACCGCTGCACAGGGCACACGAGAGGCTCATAAGAACTACACTCGACCGCTCCGATCTGGTGGTGATCTTCCTCTTCAAACCCTACAGGGAGGACAGTATACTTCCGTATGAGCTGCGCTACCGCTCGATGGAGTATTTCGTAAAGAACTATCTGCCCGCAAACAGGGTTATAATAGTCCCGCTTGAATATACATATATATTTGCAGGCTACAACGAAGTGATACTCGATGCTCTCGTAGCGCAGAACTACGGATGCGACGAACTTGTGATCGGCCAGAACCACGCCGGCCTCGGCTCATTCTACGACAAGAACCGTATTCAGTCGGTATTCGACCATATAAAAGGGTTCTCCATACAGATACACACCGCCCCGGAATACGCCTACTGCGACATCTGCCGCACACTCGTGAGCAGCCGCACCTGCCCGCACGGGGAGCACCACCACATCTCCTACCATGCCGACTCCATTCTGGAGCTTCTGAAAAAGGGGCTTCTGCCTCCCGCCGTACTCATCAGGAAAGAGCTTTCGGCGATGATTCTGGCACACCTCTTTCCGGGCCGCTTCGAAAATCTCGAAAAGATATACTACGACCTTATGCCCGGCTCCGGCCTCCTGGAGAACCAGAGCGAAGAGGACTTCTACATAAAGCTGATGAAGCTCTACCAGACAACATCTCTGAAGTGA
- a CDS encoding phosphatidylglycerophosphatase A: MNGSEKLFLAALGSGLLPKAPGTWGSLVGLATGASVLHLLGVETLFLLTILVTLYGVKQIDIYEKRTGIHDDKRIVIDEVAGMWLALCFSGASAAALVSSFLFFRLFDIWKPSVIGKIDREAPGGWGVMGDDLVAGAAAGLASALVLTGLRHLNLPV; this comes from the coding sequence ATGAACGGTTCGGAAAAACTCTTTCTTGCCGCCCTTGGAAGCGGACTTCTCCCGAAGGCTCCCGGAACATGGGGGAGTCTGGTCGGGCTGGCGACAGGTGCTTCGGTTCTGCATCTCCTGGGTGTCGAGACTCTCTTTCTGCTTACGATTCTGGTGACACTCTATGGGGTGAAGCAGATAGATATCTACGAAAAGAGAACCGGGATACACGACGATAAGCGTATCGTCATAGACGAGGTTGCGGGTATGTGGCTGGCTCTCTGTTTCAGCGGAGCATCTGCCGCCGCCCTTGTGTCGAGTTTTCTCTTTTTCAGGCTTTTCGACATCTGGAAACCCTCCGTTATCGGTAAAATCGACCGCGAAGCCCCGGGCGGCTGGGGCGTCATGGGAGACGACCTCGTTGCCGGAGCGGCCGCCGGGCTTGCAAGCGCTCTGGTTCTCACGGGGCTGCGACATCTCAACCTGCCGGTATAG
- a CDS encoding NOL1/NOP2/sun family protein: MALPETFIERFREIYPEDADALLKTFETKERLSFRINPMKTDIKSALAELEKEGTKPEPVEWYEYAFTVEAEMKDALSGSKLFETGQIYIQSLSSMLAPLALEPLPGETVLDLAAAPGGKSLMIAAMMQNRGWLSVVEPGRDRFFRLKSNLERGGVEIAHFYMTDGRSVGAKCPAMFDRVLLDAPCTTEAKFRSSEPKSYAYWSERKIKEMSKLQNRLMISAVKSLKPGGTLIYATCSFEPEENEAVVQKALKKFPNLKIEPIALPLENIRPGLTSWRDKNFDPSLAQCVRVLPEGAMEGFFLAKLILQNR, encoded by the coding sequence ATGGCGCTTCCAGAGACTTTTATAGAGCGGTTCAGGGAGATCTACCCAGAAGACGCCGATGCGCTTTTGAAAACCTTCGAAACGAAAGAGCGTCTCTCTTTCCGCATAAACCCTATGAAAACTGATATCAAAAGTGCACTCGCCGAACTCGAAAAAGAGGGGACAAAGCCGGAGCCTGTAGAGTGGTACGAATACGCCTTCACCGTCGAGGCGGAGATGAAAGATGCTCTAAGCGGAAGCAAACTTTTCGAAACGGGTCAAATCTACATACAGAGCCTCTCTTCGATGCTCGCCCCTCTGGCCCTGGAGCCCCTTCCCGGCGAAACGGTTCTCGATCTTGCCGCGGCACCGGGCGGAAAGTCGCTGATGATAGCCGCCATGATGCAAAACCGCGGCTGGCTTTCGGTTGTGGAACCGGGCAGAGACCGCTTCTTCCGCCTAAAGAGCAACCTGGAGCGCGGAGGGGTGGAGATAGCTCACTTCTACATGACCGACGGCCGCAGCGTCGGAGCCAAATGCCCCGCTATGTTCGACCGTGTCCTGCTGGACGCACCCTGCACCACCGAAGCCAAATTCAGAAGTTCGGAACCCAAAAGCTATGCGTACTGGAGCGAACGCAAAATAAAAGAGATGTCAAAACTCCAGAACAGACTCATGATTTCGGCCGTAAAGAGCCTGAAGCCCGGTGGCACTCTCATTTATGCAACCTGCTCTTTCGAACCTGAAGAGAATGAAGCGGTCGTGCAGAAGGCTCTGAAAAAGTTTCCGAATCTGAAAATAGAGCCGATCGCCCTCCCCCTCGAAAACATCCGGCCCGGCCTCACCTCATGGAGAGACAAAAACTTCGACCCTTCGCTGGCACAATGTGTCAGAGTACTGCCGGAAGGGGCGATGGAGGGCTTCTTTCTGGCCAAACTGATTCTGCAAAATCGGTAA